A window of Chthoniobacterales bacterium contains these coding sequences:
- a CDS encoding sugar phosphate isomerase/epimerase — protein sequence MKIGCFALIQPFSPMRRQFELIRQLGFDHADLTDNHDGATLGTEYGFSASFSLDSHPSTILDMVNEFGLTLTSVCAHANLLDPTSPDRYGTTEIIKALKLAHFLGVKQVITTEGDPKTDFGHRLSDEQRLFCIREKLHEPVRWADSFGIELLLEPHGILTDTVDGMSRILDALGHEGTVGINLDTGNSWLGGGDPIEFVKTFGSRIKHVHWKDMPEEWLPERGTRFGCGMGLIPLGDGLVGIEAIVKELLAAGFDGPTTLEVAGEEAVKVSAERLRRWAA from the coding sequence ATGAAAATCGGCTGCTTCGCCCTGATCCAACCTTTCTCGCCGATGCGGCGCCAGTTCGAACTGATCCGCCAACTCGGCTTCGACCATGCCGACCTGACCGACAACCACGACGGCGCCACGCTCGGCACCGAATACGGTTTTTCCGCGTCGTTCAGCTTGGACTCCCACCCGTCGACCATTCTCGATATGGTCAACGAGTTCGGCCTCACCCTCACCAGCGTCTGCGCGCACGCCAACCTTTTGGATCCCACCTCGCCAGACCGCTACGGCACGACTGAGATCATCAAGGCGCTCAAACTCGCCCATTTCCTCGGCGTGAAACAGGTCATCACCACCGAGGGCGACCCGAAGACGGACTTCGGCCACCGCCTGAGCGACGAGCAGCGACTGTTCTGCATCCGTGAAAAGCTCCACGAACCGGTGCGCTGGGCGGATTCTTTCGGAATTGAGCTTTTGTTGGAACCTCACGGCATCCTCACCGACACGGTCGATGGCATGAGCCGCATCCTCGACGCCCTCGGCCACGAGGGCACCGTCGGCATCAACCTGGACACCGGCAACTCGTGGTTGGGCGGAGGCGACCCAATCGAGTTCGTCAAAACCTTCGGATCGCGCATCAAACACGTCCACTGGAAGGACATGCCCGAGGAATGGCTGCCGGAACGCGGCACCCGCTTCGGCTGCGGCATGGGACTCATTCCGCTGGGCGACGGCCTGGTCGGCATCGAGGCCATCGTCAAGGAGTTGCTCGCCGCGGGCTTCGACGGCCCCACCACGCTTGAGGTCGCCGGCGAGGAGGCCGTCAAGGTTTCCGCAGAACGCCTGCGCCGGTGGGCCGCATGA
- a CDS encoding NAD(P)/FAD-dependent oxidoreductase — protein sequence MKTLLILGAGTGGTMMASHLRKKLPGNEWNIRIIDRALDHYYQPGFLFMPFGIYSEKDVYRPMGRVIPKGVEYTEAEVDRVDADANRVLLKNGNAAGYDILIVATGVHPEPEQVEGMAGPDWRKNIHEFYTFEGAKALAARLKSWKGGRLVVHVCEMPIKCPVAPLEFCFLADAWLTQHGLRDKTDISYVTPLSGAFTKPVASGILGRLLGEKRISVVHDFAIARVDPEDHRMVSWDEKEVTYDLLVTVPPNMGDPMIERSGLGDEMNFVPTDKHTLQSKAHKNIFVIGDATDVPTSKAGSVAHFECEVLTENILGHIRGEELTAHFDGHANCFIESGHGKGFLLDFNYDQEPLTGTFPFPVVGPMKLLSESRLNHLGKMAFKWIYWNVLLPGLPIPFVGHKMSMAGKNLPSKAA from the coding sequence ATGAAAACACTCCTCATCTTGGGCGCCGGAACCGGCGGGACAATGATGGCCAGCCATCTGCGCAAAAAACTTCCGGGGAACGAGTGGAACATCCGGATCATCGACCGCGCCCTTGACCACTACTATCAGCCCGGGTTTCTTTTCATGCCGTTCGGCATTTACTCGGAGAAAGATGTTTACCGCCCCATGGGTCGCGTGATTCCCAAGGGGGTGGAATACACCGAAGCCGAGGTCGATCGCGTCGATGCGGATGCGAACCGCGTGCTGCTCAAAAACGGCAATGCGGCAGGTTATGACATTCTCATCGTCGCAACGGGTGTGCATCCGGAACCGGAACAGGTGGAGGGGATGGCCGGCCCCGACTGGCGCAAGAACATCCATGAATTTTACACTTTCGAGGGTGCGAAAGCTCTTGCCGCGCGGTTGAAGTCTTGGAAGGGCGGACGCCTTGTCGTTCACGTCTGCGAGATGCCGATCAAGTGCCCGGTGGCACCGCTCGAGTTCTGCTTTCTCGCCGATGCATGGCTGACGCAGCACGGGTTGCGCGACAAAACAGACATCAGCTATGTCACGCCGCTGTCCGGCGCGTTCACCAAGCCGGTGGCGTCCGGAATCCTCGGCCGCTTGCTCGGCGAGAAGCGGATCTCGGTGGTCCACGACTTCGCCATCGCGCGAGTGGATCCGGAAGATCACAGAATGGTGTCGTGGGATGAAAAGGAAGTGACTTACGACCTTCTCGTCACTGTTCCGCCGAACATGGGTGACCCGATGATTGAGCGTTCGGGACTCGGCGATGAAATGAATTTCGTCCCCACGGACAAACACACGCTGCAGTCCAAGGCGCACAAGAACATCTTCGTGATCGGGGATGCCACCGATGTGCCCACGTCGAAAGCCGGATCGGTGGCGCATTTCGAATGCGAAGTTCTCACGGAAAACATTCTTGGCCACATCCGCGGCGAGGAACTCACCGCGCATTTCGACGGGCACGCCAATTGCTTCATCGAGTCGGGCCACGGCAAAGGTTTCCTTCTCGATTTCAATTACGACCAGGAGCCGCTCACCGGAACTTTCCCGTTTCCCGTCGTCGGGCCGATGAAACTGCTGTCCGAGTCACGATTGAATCACCTCGGCAAAATGGCCTTTAAATGGATTTACTGGAATGTGCTGCTTCCGGGACTGCCGATACCGTTTGTCGGCCATAAGATGTCCATGGCCGGGAAAAATCTTCCGTCCAAAGCCGCGTAA
- the xseA gene encoding exodeoxyribonuclease VII large subunit, with translation MKRVPRRPPFSQAELHFADADDGAGESGKPWTVSRLNREVRTCLEGKMGTVWVEGEISNLRLQPSGHRYFSLKDATAQVSCVMFRGSTSAAPDLRDGMHVEATGDVTLYEARGQYQIVVRRMQARGAGELEARLRALQEKLRAEGLFEQSRKKALPPHPVRVGVVTSPAGAAIRDFLHVLRRRAPHIEVFIAPVRVQGAGAAREIAGAIGGFGDTAHSGFPDVDVIVVTRGGGSLEDLWEFNEECVARAIAASSIPVISAVGHETDVTTSDLAADVRAPTPSAAAEILSADRTATLERLALLLRRLGREAAAHLVSARSRLANRTVSGVFQLPARRIADLSQTTDDLRDRAELAVSSRMLLLREAWQRARAVLRARSPSAQVSATRSRLSELQSRQIRAAASGLSRRSGEHARHVHALGILGPRQTLARGFTITMDARHQPLVSAAEAARETEIVTLFADGEIKSTPQK, from the coding sequence ATGAAACGCGTCCCGCGGCGGCCTCCTTTTTCGCAGGCGGAGTTGCATTTCGCGGATGCGGACGACGGTGCCGGCGAAAGCGGAAAGCCGTGGACGGTCAGCCGTCTCAACCGCGAGGTCCGCACCTGTCTCGAGGGCAAGATGGGCACGGTCTGGGTCGAGGGGGAAATTTCCAATCTGCGCCTCCAGCCATCCGGCCACCGGTATTTCAGCCTGAAGGACGCGACCGCTCAGGTCTCGTGCGTGATGTTCCGCGGATCCACATCGGCCGCGCCGGATCTGCGAGACGGCATGCACGTCGAGGCGACCGGTGACGTGACGCTTTATGAGGCGCGCGGGCAATACCAGATCGTGGTGCGTCGCATGCAGGCGCGAGGTGCGGGTGAACTTGAAGCGCGATTGCGCGCACTGCAGGAGAAATTGCGGGCCGAGGGACTGTTCGAGCAGTCACGCAAGAAGGCTCTCCCTCCCCACCCGGTGCGCGTCGGCGTGGTGACATCACCCGCCGGGGCCGCCATCCGCGACTTTCTGCACGTGCTGCGCCGCCGCGCTCCGCACATCGAGGTCTTCATCGCACCCGTGCGCGTGCAGGGTGCAGGCGCCGCCCGGGAAATTGCCGGGGCTATCGGCGGCTTCGGAGACACCGCACACAGCGGCTTTCCCGACGTTGACGTGATTGTCGTGACCCGAGGGGGCGGCAGTCTGGAGGACCTGTGGGAATTCAACGAGGAGTGCGTGGCCAGGGCCATCGCCGCCAGCAGCATCCCGGTGATCTCCGCGGTGGGCCACGAGACCGACGTGACCACTTCCGACCTTGCGGCGGACGTGCGTGCGCCCACGCCGAGCGCCGCGGCGGAAATTCTCAGCGCGGATCGGACCGCGACACTCGAGCGGCTGGCGCTTCTCCTGCGGCGACTCGGACGCGAGGCAGCCGCGCATTTGGTTTCGGCACGCTCACGCCTGGCGAATCGCACCGTTTCGGGCGTCTTCCAACTGCCGGCGCGCCGCATCGCGGATCTTTCGCAAACGACAGATGATCTCCGCGATCGCGCCGAGCTTGCCGTTTCGTCGCGGATGCTGCTCCTGCGTGAAGCATGGCAGCGGGCCCGCGCCGTCCTCCGTGCGCGTTCTCCCTCGGCGCAGGTGAGCGCGACGCGATCGCGGCTTTCCGAACTGCAGAGCCGTCAGATCCGTGCAGCGGCCTCAGGCCTTTCACGCCGATCCGGCGAGCACGCGCGCCACGTGCATGCCCTCGGCATTCTCGGGCCGCGCCAGACGCTCGCCCGCGGATTCACCATCACCATGGATGCCAGGCACCAGCCGCTGGTATCCGCGGCCGAGGCAGCCCGCGAAACAGAGATCGTCACTCTTTTCGCCGACGGCGAAATCAAATCGACTCCGCAAAAATAG
- the tusE gene encoding TusE/DsrC/DsvC family sulfur relay protein → MPTKIFAGTPVDTDDEGYLVNHAQWNKDVAAALAAEEGITLTDSHWKILDFIDKDFKERGAVPGMRRMNKIGNIATKDLYSLFPDGPIKKAAKISGYPKPASCV, encoded by the coding sequence ATGCCTACAAAAATATTCGCGGGAACACCCGTGGACACCGACGACGAGGGCTACCTCGTGAATCACGCCCAATGGAACAAGGATGTCGCCGCCGCGCTCGCCGCGGAGGAGGGCATCACGCTCACGGACTCGCATTGGAAGATCCTCGATTTCATCGACAAGGACTTCAAGGAGCGCGGCGCCGTTCCCGGAATGCGCCGAATGAACAAGATCGGCAACATCGCGACCAAGGATCTTTACTCTCTCTTTCCCGACGGCCCGATCAAAAAGGCCGCCAAAATCAGCGGCTATCCCAAACCCGCAAGCTGCGTGTAA
- a CDS encoding AraC family transcriptional regulator — protein sequence MKKRRTFRTERELFHADTCEPLKNAAACGDLRLHALGQGAYPGGRLPRHDFKELLSVGSWNAATDQSWGLDWHCNEGIEIGYLYAGRIPFATDDGAFEVGPGHLTITRPWQRHRVGQPMVPASHYSWIILDVGVRRPNQVWRWPKWLLAPEKVRRSLTAQLSHNERPVWRANQSIAACFRKLDAAVALGAGGANRAMLKVVISELLLLLAGLLESRNPRLDTSVPGSERTVRWFLANLPRRLDEPWSLDTMAAACGIGRTHFASCCRKIVNCPPVEYLIRCRLDAAAAMLRAEPAIRITEIAFRCGFHSSQYFASAFRKRFGCSPGEARSRPVQPGIR from the coding sequence ATGAAAAAGCGCCGCACCTTCCGCACCGAGCGCGAATTATTTCATGCCGACACATGTGAGCCGCTGAAGAACGCCGCGGCTTGCGGCGACCTGCGCCTGCATGCGCTCGGACAAGGCGCCTATCCGGGCGGCCGGCTGCCGCGGCATGATTTCAAGGAGCTGCTGAGTGTGGGGTCTTGGAACGCAGCGACAGATCAATCGTGGGGTCTTGATTGGCATTGCAACGAAGGCATCGAGATCGGCTACCTTTACGCGGGACGTATCCCGTTCGCCACGGACGATGGAGCTTTCGAGGTCGGTCCGGGCCATCTCACGATCACCCGGCCTTGGCAGCGCCACCGTGTGGGCCAGCCCATGGTGCCAGCGAGTCATTATTCATGGATCATCCTCGACGTGGGCGTGCGCCGACCAAACCAGGTATGGCGCTGGCCCAAGTGGCTGCTCGCTCCGGAAAAAGTCCGGCGGAGCCTCACCGCGCAGCTCAGCCACAACGAGCGTCCGGTCTGGCGTGCGAACCAAAGCATCGCGGCTTGTTTCCGGAAACTCGATGCAGCCGTCGCGCTGGGGGCCGGCGGGGCCAACCGGGCGATGCTCAAGGTGGTCATCAGCGAACTGCTCCTGCTGCTGGCCGGCCTGCTGGAATCGCGCAACCCGCGACTCGACACATCCGTGCCCGGCAGCGAGCGGACGGTGCGTTGGTTTCTCGCCAACCTGCCGCGCCGGCTCGACGAGCCGTGGTCGCTCGACACGATGGCCGCAGCGTGCGGGATTGGACGCACGCATTTTGCCAGTTGCTGCCGGAAGATCGTCAACTGCCCGCCTGTCGAGTATCTCATCCGTTGCCGCCTCGATGCAGCGGCCGCCATGCTCCGGGCAGAACCCGCCATCCGCATCACGGAGATCGCCTTCCGCTGCGGCTTCCATTCCAGCCAGTATTTCGCGAGCGCCTTCCGGAAGCGTTTCGGGTGCAGCCCGGGCGAGGCTCGCAGTCGCCCGGTGCAACCGGGCATTCGGTGA
- a CDS encoding Gfo/Idh/MocA family oxidoreductase, whose translation MTTRRRFLQNSAAALTYFLMMPSRRAVGEDILGRNIIRLGHIGVGGRGSGLLQNFLSVPGARSVAIADPFRQRREAAGQTVMQIQGHTPKLHNDFRELLADPDIDAVIIATPDHWHVPIGLEAVRAGKDVYVEKPLGHSLAQNKAMLDACVKHDRIFQYGTQQRSQEIIRRGIELVLNGYIGDIEHIDIWAYEGIGGGSLEEIPIPDGLDYELYIGPAPMRPCTEDRIKSPASWFCADYALGFIAGWGAHPLDISLWGLDYDQQGPFKIRGTGTVATPDALFNTITTWDVRMEFAGGIKTRFMSDNIAKPVVEAYRKDWCRNGTTFFGTKGWVSLSREGYAASNPEWFRVKHGPDAKRVPYDNDYYRAFVDAVRQHTPSIGPIGDAVRSDALSHLSALAIQSGAEVVWDPKSYRIISPEPLNERTSNPVRGNWAQV comes from the coding sequence ATGACAACCCGCCGCCGTTTTCTGCAAAACTCCGCCGCCGCACTCACCTATTTTTTGATGATGCCATCACGCCGCGCCGTGGGCGAAGACATACTGGGGCGCAACATCATCCGCCTGGGCCATATCGGCGTGGGCGGCCGAGGCAGCGGCCTGCTGCAAAATTTCCTGTCGGTTCCCGGGGCGCGCTCCGTGGCCATTGCCGACCCTTTCCGCCAGCGGCGTGAGGCCGCGGGACAGACAGTGATGCAAATTCAAGGCCACACGCCCAAGCTACACAACGACTTCCGCGAACTCCTCGCCGATCCCGACATCGACGCCGTCATCATCGCCACACCCGACCACTGGCATGTGCCCATCGGCCTCGAAGCGGTGCGCGCCGGCAAGGACGTCTACGTCGAGAAGCCGCTTGGCCACTCGCTGGCCCAGAACAAGGCAATGCTCGACGCATGCGTGAAGCACGACCGCATTTTCCAGTATGGCACCCAACAGCGCAGCCAGGAAATCATCCGCCGCGGTATCGAACTTGTCCTCAACGGTTACATTGGCGATATCGAGCACATCGACATCTGGGCTTACGAAGGGATAGGCGGTGGATCACTCGAGGAAATCCCCATCCCGGACGGGCTGGACTATGAACTCTACATCGGCCCCGCCCCGATGAGACCCTGCACCGAGGACCGCATCAAGAGTCCGGCCTCGTGGTTCTGCGCCGATTACGCGCTCGGCTTCATCGCCGGCTGGGGAGCGCATCCGCTGGACATCTCGCTCTGGGGGCTGGACTACGACCAGCAGGGGCCGTTCAAGATCCGCGGCACCGGCACTGTCGCCACACCGGACGCACTCTTCAACACCATCACCACGTGGGACGTCCGGATGGAGTTCGCCGGCGGCATCAAGACCCGCTTCATGAGCGATAACATCGCCAAGCCGGTGGTGGAGGCCTACCGGAAGGACTGGTGCCGCAACGGCACCACTTTCTTCGGCACAAAGGGCTGGGTGAGCCTGAGCCGCGAGGGATACGCCGCGAGCAACCCGGAATGGTTCCGGGTCAAGCATGGCCCGGATGCCAAACGCGTGCCTTATGACAACGACTACTACCGCGCTTTCGTCGATGCCGTCCGCCAGCACACGCCGTCGATCGGACCGATCGGCGATGCCGTGCGCTCGGACGCGTTGAGCCATCTCTCCGCGCTCGCCATCCAGTCCGGAGCGGAGGTCGTATGGGATCCGAAATCTTATCGCATCATCTCGCCGGAACCCCTCAACGAACGCACCAGCAACCCGGTGCGCGGGAACTGGGCGCAGGTGTGA
- a CDS encoding leucyl/phenylalanyl-tRNA--protein transferase, giving the protein MPDLVSQSFLPERLTAVSVLRAYRDGFFPMACGDGRLRWFSPDPRGVLPLDAFHLPRGFRRVLPRLDFDVTVNTAFDEVVAGCADRRETWIDPSIARVYSDLHAGRAAHSIEVWAGGRLCGGLYGVQIGGAFFGESMFSRISEASKVALLALVDLLRSGGFGLLDIQWVTGHLESFGAREISRAAYIKRLRDAMQWDCLFPARGPVVVPGLSRDRPRPIAGFAR; this is encoded by the coding sequence ATGCCGGACCTGGTATCGCAGTCCTTTTTGCCGGAGCGGTTGACCGCGGTGTCGGTCCTTCGCGCTTACCGTGACGGATTCTTTCCCATGGCCTGCGGGGACGGCCGGTTGCGCTGGTTTTCCCCCGATCCGCGCGGCGTGCTGCCGCTCGACGCGTTTCATCTGCCCCGGGGCTTCCGCCGCGTTTTACCGCGTCTGGATTTCGACGTCACAGTGAACACCGCCTTCGACGAAGTTGTCGCGGGCTGCGCCGACCGGCGGGAGACTTGGATCGACCCGTCCATCGCGCGTGTTTATTCTGATCTGCACGCGGGGCGCGCGGCGCACAGCATCGAAGTGTGGGCCGGCGGACGGCTCTGCGGCGGCCTTTACGGGGTCCAGATCGGCGGCGCTTTCTTCGGCGAGTCGATGTTTTCGCGCATAAGTGAGGCGTCGAAGGTCGCGCTGCTCGCGCTGGTCGATCTCCTGCGTTCCGGCGGCTTCGGCCTTCTCGATATCCAGTGGGTGACGGGGCATCTGGAAAGTTTCGGTGCACGGGAAATCAGCAGGGCCGCTTACATCAAGCGCCTCCGCGATGCCATGCAGTGGGATTGCCTTTTTCCGGCCCGCGGTCCCGTCGTCGTGCCGGGTTTGTCGCGCGACCGGCCCAGGCCGATCGCGGGGTTCGCCCGGTGA
- a CDS encoding helix-turn-helix transcriptional regulator, producing the protein MNRQCHAMKLELGRNEAVCGKVLDLLHLVSGKVRFRIICLLARGDFCVRDIAGVVGHGNLSNTSQQLKILRMAGVVGHRREQRNIIYFLADERVRKMIRFLRREFLASEK; encoded by the coding sequence ATGAATCGTCAGTGCCATGCCATGAAGCTCGAGTTGGGGCGCAACGAGGCGGTGTGCGGCAAGGTGCTCGACTTGCTTCATCTCGTTTCGGGCAAGGTGCGTTTCCGGATTATCTGCCTCCTCGCCCGCGGCGACTTCTGCGTGCGGGACATCGCCGGGGTGGTCGGCCACGGCAATCTGTCGAACACCTCGCAGCAGCTGAAAATCCTGCGCATGGCCGGGGTGGTCGGACACCGCCGCGAGCAGCGCAACATCATATACTTTCTCGCCGATGAACGTGTCCGGAAAATGATCCGTTTTCTGCGTCGCGAATTCCTGGCATCCGAAAAATGA
- the cysI gene encoding assimilatory sulfite reductase (NADPH) hemoprotein subunit — MPDKSDPKPLSKVEEIKAASHYLRGTLTASLEDRSTGAISDNDTNLSKFHGIYQQDHRDQRSERKKAGLEKAFIFMIRIRVPGGVCTPEQWLKIDALADKYGSHTLKLTTRQAFQLHFITKDVLKTTMQGINAALMDTIAACGDVNRNVMCNPNPWQSELHAPVLDDARAVSTHLTPRTRAYHEIWLDGEKVSGDEEEEPIYGKTYLPRKFKIGFAIPPSNDVDVYTQDLGFIAIGENGKLAGYNVTVGGGLGMSHGDAKTYPRLANLIGFCTREQVVDVAEKVVMVQRDFGDRTNRKHARLKYTIEDRGVEWFRDELEKRLGYKLGESRPFKFDDSGDRYGWTRGTDGRWHYTLFVQNGRLRDTDELKTKTGLREIAKIHTGDFRLTANQNVIIGGVTDEAKPRIEALLAEYKLDHPERLTGLRLNSMACVALPTCGLALAESERYLPDLVTQLDAVIEECGLRHDAIVVRMTGCPNGCARPYLGEIGFVGRAPGKYNIYLGAAFDGSRLNKLYKPSVQADQIVAELAPIIRRYAKEREDGERFGNFTIRAGYVRPSTEGRLFHEEIMA; from the coding sequence ATGCCTGACAAATCCGATCCCAAGCCGCTGTCGAAAGTGGAAGAAATCAAAGCCGCCAGCCACTACCTGCGGGGAACCCTGACTGCGAGCCTTGAAGACCGCTCGACCGGCGCGATCTCGGACAACGACACAAACCTCAGCAAATTCCACGGCATCTACCAGCAGGACCACCGCGATCAGCGCAGCGAACGCAAGAAGGCCGGACTGGAGAAAGCATTCATATTCATGATCCGCATCCGCGTCCCCGGGGGAGTCTGCACACCGGAGCAATGGCTCAAAATCGACGCTTTGGCCGACAAATACGGCAGCCACACCCTCAAGCTGACCACGCGGCAGGCCTTCCAGCTGCATTTCATCACGAAGGACGTCCTCAAGACGACCATGCAGGGGATCAACGCCGCGCTGATGGACACCATCGCGGCCTGCGGCGATGTGAACCGCAACGTGATGTGCAATCCCAACCCCTGGCAGTCGGAACTACACGCGCCCGTGCTCGATGATGCCCGCGCAGTGAGCACCCACCTGACCCCGCGCACCCGCGCCTACCACGAGATCTGGCTCGACGGCGAAAAAGTCTCGGGGGACGAAGAGGAAGAGCCCATCTACGGCAAAACTTATCTCCCGCGGAAATTCAAGATCGGCTTCGCCATCCCGCCGAGCAACGATGTCGATGTCTACACGCAGGATCTCGGGTTCATCGCCATCGGGGAGAACGGGAAGCTCGCCGGCTACAACGTCACCGTCGGCGGCGGACTCGGCATGTCGCACGGGGACGCCAAAACTTATCCGCGCCTGGCGAACCTCATCGGCTTTTGCACCCGCGAGCAGGTCGTGGACGTGGCCGAAAAAGTTGTCATGGTGCAGCGCGATTTCGGCGACCGCACGAACCGCAAACACGCGCGGCTGAAATACACCATCGAAGACCGCGGTGTTGAATGGTTCCGCGACGAGCTGGAAAAACGCCTCGGCTACAAGCTCGGCGAGTCCCGCCCGTTCAAGTTCGATGACTCCGGCGACCGCTACGGGTGGACACGGGGAACCGACGGCCGCTGGCACTACACGCTTTTTGTGCAGAATGGACGCCTGCGCGACACGGATGAACTCAAGACCAAGACCGGACTCCGCGAGATCGCCAAGATCCACACCGGCGACTTCCGCCTCACGGCGAACCAGAACGTCATCATCGGCGGCGTGACCGACGAGGCCAAGCCGCGCATCGAGGCGCTGCTCGCTGAATACAAACTCGACCACCCCGAACGTCTCACCGGACTGCGGCTCAACTCCATGGCTTGCGTCGCCCTGCCGACGTGCGGTCTCGCCCTCGCCGAGAGCGAGAGGTATCTGCCCGACCTCGTCACCCAACTCGATGCCGTCATCGAAGAATGCGGACTTCGCCACGATGCCATCGTCGTGCGTATGACCGGATGTCCGAACGGGTGCGCGCGTCCGTATCTCGGCGAGATCGGCTTCGTCGGTCGCGCCCCGGGCAAATACAACATTTACCTCGGTGCGGCCTTCGACGGATCTCGACTCAACAAACTTTACAAGCCCTCCGTTCAGGCCGACCAGATCGTCGCGGAGCTTGCCCCGATCATCCGCCGCTACGCGAAAGAGCGCGAGGATGGCGAACGCTTCGGCAATTTCACCATCCGCGCCGGCTACGTCCGCCCGAGCACCGAAGGCCGACTCTTCCACGAAGAAATCATGGCCTGA